In Populus nigra chromosome 1, ddPopNigr1.1, whole genome shotgun sequence, one genomic interval encodes:
- the LOC133680829 gene encoding F-box protein At1g67340-like yields the protein MRTRRGISYPRRGVAVNACNTAAEKRTSSTTYKRGKPDFTAGEYMVCRKRNRLVSTGKKGETDLFDSLPDDLVISILCKLSSSASCPSDFISVLITCRRLNGLGLHSLVLSKASPKSFAIKANNWSDSAHRFLKLCADAGNAEACYTLGMIRFYCLQNRGSGASLMAKAAISSHAPALYSLAVIQFNGSGGSKSDKDLRAGVALCARAAFLGHIDALRELGHCLQDGYGVRQNVTEGRRFLVQANARELAAVLSNPDSGLPTRAWLTWNPHAHPNHRHPSENGPSGCPLLSDFGCNVPAPEAHPASRFMTEWFAIRGGSAGSGLRLCSHTGCGRPETRKHEFRRCSVCGAVNYCSRACQALDWKLRHKEECAPVERWVDEDGEGGDDAGGVGGGEGDDVMVES from the exons ATGAGAACAAGGAGAGGGATTTCTTATCCTAGAAGAGGAGTAGCAGTAAACGCTTGTAATACTGCGGCGGAGAAGAGGACATCGTCAACTACTTATAAGAGGGGGAAACCTGATTTTACTGCCGGAGAATATATGGTTTGCCGGAAAAGGAATCGATTAGTCTCGACGGGGAAAAAAGGAGAGACTGACTTGTTTGATTCTTTACCCGATGATCTTGTCATTTCTATCCTCTGCAAGCTTAGCTCTTCTGCTTCTTGCCCCTCCGATTTCATTAGCGTTTTAATTAC GTGCAGGAGATTAAATGGATTAGGCCTTCATTCACTAGTATTATCCAAAGCTTCTCCGAAATCATTTGCAATCAAAGCTAACAATTGGTCCGATTCTGCTCACCGTTTCCTCAAACTCTGTGCCGATGCCGGAAATGCTGAAGCTTGTTACACTCTTGGCAtg ATTCGGTTTTACTGTTTACAAAACCGGGGGAGTGGCGCTTCTCTAATGGCAAAGGCGGCGATTAGCTCACACGCGCCTGCACTTTATTCACTTGCTGTTATACAATTCAATGGAAGCGGTGGTTCCAAAAGCGATAAAGACCTCCGAGCCGGCGTCGCGTTGTGTGCACGCGCTGCCTTTCTGGGTCACATCGACGCCCTGCGGGAGCTAGGCCACTGCCTGCAAGACGGTTATGGTGTCCGTCAAAACGTAACTGAGGGACGTCGTTTTCTCGTCCAAGCAAACGCGCGTGAACTCGCGGCTGTTTTGTCTAATCCTGATTCTGGACTGCCAACGCGCGCTTGGCTCACGTGGAACCCACACGCACACCCAAACCATCGTCACCCTAGTGAGAATGGACCCAGCGGCTGTCCTTTGTTGAGTGACTTTGGGTGTAATGTTCCAGCTCCTGAGGCTCATCCGGCCAGTCGTTTTATGACGGAATGGTTTGCTATTCGGGGCGGGTCTGCTGGTTCGGGACTCCGTTTGTGTTCTCATACAGGTTGTGGGCGGCCCGAGACAAGAAAACACGAGTTTAGACGGTGTTCTGTTTGTGGAGCCGTTAACTATTGCTCACGCGCTTGTCAAGCACTTGACTGGAAGCTCAGACATAAAGAGGAGTGCGCCCCTGTTGAGAGGTGGGTGGATGAGGATGGTGAAGGCGGGGATGACGCCGGTGGTGTTGGTGGAGGGGAAGGCGATGATGTCATGGTTGAGAgctaa